CGGTGGGCGATATTCCGGCGGAGCAGCGCGAGTTCCTGCGCGGCGCCATCGAACAGCACTTCGCGCGCCGCATGCCCGCGCCCAAGGCGCCGGCAGTACGCTACGAGCTTGCCATCCTGGTGAATGCGGCCGATCGTTCGCCACCGTCCGACCCGCCGGCCATACGCCGGTTCGAGCGGGCGGCCGAGGCGCACGGCTTCGAGGTCGAGGTGATCGGGCCGGACGATTTCGGACGCCTCGCCGAATTCGACGCGCTGTTCATCCGCGAAACGACCCAGGTCAATCACCACACCTACCGGTTTGCGAGCCGTGCGCGTAACGAAGGGTTGATCGTGATCGACGACCCCGACTCGATCGTGCGCTGTGCGAACAAGGTCTATCTCGCTGAGTTGATGACCAGGCTGGGCATTCCGATGCCGAAGACCCTGATCGTCCACCGTAACAACATCGATCGCGTCGAGGCCGAGCTCGGTTTGCCCTGCGTGCTGAAGAAGCCCGACAGCAGCTTCTCCCAGGGCGTGGTGAAAGTTCAGGATCCGGTCGCCTTGCGGCTTGCGCTGAGACAGTTGCTCGAGCGCAGCGATCTTGTGATCGCGCAGGAATACCTGCCCACTCCATTCGACTGGCGGGTCGGAGTCCTGGATCGCAAACCGCTGTACGTGTGCCGCTATTACATGGCGCGCAACCACTGGCAGATCTACAAGCAGCAGGCCGGCGGCAGGCTCACCGGCGGGCGCTGGGACACGCTGCGGGTCGACGAGGCCCCGCCCGCCGTAGTGGAACTCGGGATGCGCGCGGCCGACGCCATCGGCGACGGCTTCTACGGCGTCGATATCAAGGAAGTGGACGGCCGGTGTCTCGTGATGGAGGTCAACGACAATCCGAGCGTCGAGCGCAGCGTGGAGGACCAGGTGCTCGGTGACGCGCTCTATGAAGCGGTAATGCGGGTGTTCCGGACGCGGCTCGAGCTGGCGCGAGTCAGCGGGAATGGCCGCTGAGGGGCCGCCCAGGTCGTGCTGCGGCTCTTCCAGGGGTTTGGTATCGAGCTCGAGTACATGCTCGTGGATGCGGCGACGCTCGATGTCGCGGCGCAGGCCGACTGGTTGCTTGCCGAGGCAGCCGGCACGATCACCGGCGAGTATTCGAGCGGACCGCTCGCCTGGAACAACGAGCTGGCGCTCCATGTGATCGAGTTCAAGCTGGCGGAGCCAAGCTCCACGCTGGCTGGAGTGGCGGCACTGTTCCAGGCGGACATCGGCACGGCGAACGCCTTGCTGGCGCGCCGCGCCATGCGCCTGATGCCCGGCGGCATGCACCCGTGGATGGACCCGGCGGGAGAGTTGCACCTGTGGCCGCACGACAATCGCGAGGTGTACGCCGCGTTTGACCGGATCTTCTCCTGCAAGGGCCACGGCTGGGCGAACCTGCAGAGCATGCACCTGAACCTGCCCTTCGAAGGCGAGGCCGAGTTCGGCCGGCTGCACGCCGCGATACGTTTTCTGTTGCCGATCCTGCCCGGGCTGGCGGCCAGTTCACCGGTGATGGACGGACAGCTGACCCGCTGTGCGGACAATCGGCTGGCGGTTTATGCGACCAATTGTGTGCGCATCCCGTCAGTAACCGGATCGCTCGTGCCCGAGGCGGTGTTCGGTATCGACGCCTACCGCAGGGAGGTCCTCGGACGGATCCAGGGCGATCTCGTGGCCCACGATCCTGAGGGTGTGCTCGATGCGGAATGGGTCAATGCGCGCGGAGCGATTCCGCGGTTCGAGCGCATGGCGATCGAGATCCGCGTGCTCGACGTCCAGGAATGCCCGATGATGGACCTTGCCTATGCGAGCCTGATCGTTGCAGCCTTGCGCGCGCTATGCGCCGAATCCTGGGCCGATCACGCTGCGCTTGCCGGCTGGCGCACGGAAGATCTCGCGCGCCTGCTCCGCGTCGCCATAGAAGGCGCCGAAACCGCCGAGATCAACGACGGGCGTTACCTGGCCGCGCTCGGCTATCGTGGCCGCCAGGCGTCCGTGGCGCAGGTTTGGGGGCACCTGGCCGATCACGCCGCGGCCAGTGGCCAGATCGAGGCCGCCGACGAACGCGCGATCGAGCACTACCTGCGTCATGGCTCGCTCGCGACCCGCATCAGCGCCGCGCTGCCGGCCGAGCCCGACCGCACGGCCCTGCAGCGGGTGTACGCAGAACTCTGCGCCTGTCTCGCCGAGGGTCGGCCGTACGCGCCGCGAATCGCCGGCTAGGCAGACCTGCGCGAGCCGTTCGCCCGCAGCCGCAATTGGTGTGCCGGAACCCGGCGGTCATCCGTCGGCTGGTACCAGGTCGCGAACTCGCGCTCCGCGGTGCGCCAGGCGCCCAACGGGTCGGCGCTGACCACGTGGAATGAATCGAATCCGGCCCGACGCATGAAGGGCATCTGTTCCAGCAGCACCACGCCCGTGGCGCGCAGCTCACCGTGAAATCCCCATTGTTCGCGCAGCAGCCGCGCGTAATGGTAGGGGCGCCCGTCCCGAAGCGCCGGGAACTCGAGTTCGATCACGGCAAAGCAATCGAGATCGTCGGCGATCACCTCCGGGTGCTGGTCGCTGCGTAGCCGGATACCGAGCGGATCGCGCCGGATGCTGAGTTGGTGCACGTTGTCCAGCCACTGGAGGAGCCCGACGATGACGGCGCCTTTCGCAGGAATGAGCGCTGCACCGACGACATCGGTGAAGTGGTCATCGACTAACCGGCCGTGGCGGATCAGGGCCATTACGCAGCCTCCCGGCCGGGGGCGACACGGTCGCGGCGGGTGAACGGCGTGAGGAAGCCGGTGCGCAGGCGATTTGCAATCGCCGTTCTGGGCGTTCTGGCCATAGGCATGCGGGCTCGTTGCGTGGCAGCCCGTGGGCCGGGCTGCGGGAAAATCACCAAGGGTCAGCTTAGCGGAGCCCCAAAGGCGTGGTTAGACGAGCTGCTTAGATGGATATGTCGTCGGGCTTCGTGTCTGCCTGCGGGCCGGGTCGGCGCGCAAGTCGCCGGCGCTTGATGAGTTCCATCACCACTGGAATGAATGGCAGGGCCGCCCCGAATGCCATGATGCTCCAGTGGGTGAAGAGCCCGAGGAAGACAAGGCACAGGCCGATCGCGAGCAGCAGGGACCAGGCACCCATGTCAGGCGTCCGGCTCGCGGGTCGTGGGGGAGCAGGCAGGAGTCCTGCGGCACATCGACGCACGTGTTCCGCGCTGCCCGCTCATCCGCGCGCGCGCAGCGGGTCGGCCGTGCCGGGCGACTCGGCGGCAGTCGCCTCGCCGAACTGCAGCTCCGCGAGTCGCGCGTATAGCGGATCGCGTCCGACCAGTTCCTCGTGCGTCCCGATGTCGACGATTCTGCCCCGATCCATCACGACAATCCGGTCGGCCTTGAGCACGGTCGCCAGCCGGTGGGCGATGATGATCGTAGTGCGGCCGTGCATGAGATGGTCGAGTGCGGTCTGCACCTGCCGTTCGTTTTCCGAGTCGAGCGAGCTGGTCGCCTCGTCGAGGAGCAGGATCGGCGGGTTGCGCAGAATTGCGCGCGCAATTGCAATGCGCTGGCGCTGCCCTCCGGAAAGTCGCGTGCCACGCTCGCCGAGAAACGTGTCGTAGCCCTGCGGTAATTCGCCTATGAAGCCGTCTGCCACGGCGGAGCGGGCCGCCGCCCGCATCTCGTCTTCATCTGCGCCGGGCCTGCCGAAACGGATGTTTTCGCGTGCAGTGGCTCCGAAGATCACCGTCTCCTGGGGCACCAGGCCGATGCGTGCGCGCACATCCTGCGGGCTCGCCCGCGCGATATCCGCGCCGTCGATCAGTATGCGTCCCGCCTGCGGGTCGTAGAAACGCTGCAGCAGCTGGAAGGTGGTGCTCTTGCCGGCGCCGGACGGCCCGACGAAGGCCACACGCTCCCCCGGCCGGATGTCGAGGTGGAAGTTGTCGAGGGCCTTTTGTCCGGGGCGCGAGGGGTAACTGAAGCTCACGTGCTCGAAGCGTATGCGTCCTGCGCCCGGGGAAGGCATTGGCACCGGATCTGCCGGCGCTTTTATCCCCGGAGTGGTGCCGAGCAGTTCCACGATGCGTT
This genomic interval from Gammaproteobacteria bacterium contains the following:
- a CDS encoding RimK family protein, giving the protein MATLIVVDEPRDWPLQIPSAEVVAARSYLTDGRFSGLRRPRVYNLCESYAYQATGYYVSLLAAARGHRPLPDVLTMQDIKSPALIRPTEELEELMQKALQERNEERFDLSVYFGHHPEPRFQRLAQALFNVFPVPLLRASFLRRPKWRLQGLRPIPVGDIPAEQREFLRGAIEQHFARRMPAPKAPAVRYELAILVNAADRSPPSDPPAIRRFERAAEAHGFEVEVIGPDDFGRLAEFDALFIRETTQVNHHTYRFASRARNEGLIVIDDPDSIVRCANKVYLAELMTRLGIPMPKTLIVHRNNIDRVEAELGLPCVLKKPDSSFSQGVVKVQDPVALRLALRQLLERSDLVIAQEYLPTPFDWRVGVLDRKPLYVCRYYMARNHWQIYKQQAGGRLTGGRWDTLRVDEAPPAVVELGMRAADAIGDGFYGVDIKEVDGRCLVMEVNDNPSVERSVEDQVLGDALYEAVMRVFRTRLELARVSGNGR
- a CDS encoding glutamate-cysteine ligase family protein, with the protein product MLRLFQGFGIELEYMLVDAATLDVAAQADWLLAEAAGTITGEYSSGPLAWNNELALHVIEFKLAEPSSTLAGVAALFQADIGTANALLARRAMRLMPGGMHPWMDPAGELHLWPHDNREVYAAFDRIFSCKGHGWANLQSMHLNLPFEGEAEFGRLHAAIRFLLPILPGLAASSPVMDGQLTRCADNRLAVYATNCVRIPSVTGSLVPEAVFGIDAYRREVLGRIQGDLVAHDPEGVLDAEWVNARGAIPRFERMAIEIRVLDVQECPMMDLAYASLIVAALRALCAESWADHAALAGWRTEDLARLLRVAIEGAETAEINDGRYLAALGYRGRQASVAQVWGHLADHAAASGQIEAADERAIEHYLRHGSLATRISAALPAEPDRTALQRVYAELCACLAEGRPYAPRIAG
- a CDS encoding DUF934 domain-containing protein is translated as MALIRHGRLVDDHFTDVVGAALIPAKGAVIVGLLQWLDNVHQLSIRRDPLGIRLRSDQHPEVIADDLDCFAVIELEFPALRDGRPYHYARLLREQWGFHGELRATGVVLLEQMPFMRRAGFDSFHVVSADPLGAWRTAEREFATWYQPTDDRRVPAHQLRLRANGSRRSA